The sequence TGGATAGTACTGCCAGAGCTGATCGATGTATGAGAGGTGCAAAAATGGCGTGTCGCCGTAGCCATCTTTATCTCTATCAAAGCTCTCATACTCATCATAATAGTTCTTGCTCCATCTATTTAGTAGCATCTTTTCGCCTGGAGTGTCATTTACGACGATGTCCATGTTGCCGATAAAGTCGTTGTTTTCAAAGATGCTTGTGCCTTGCGTGGCGTGAAAATAGACGCCAACTACGTTGTGTAAAATTTTATTGCCTATAAAATTTATAGTTGATCCCGGCTGAAACGGCGAGTTATCAAGCAAGATGCCACGCGCGTTATAGACAAGAGTGTTGTTTTCTATCGTAAAGTCAGACACGTCCTTTAGTCCGATGCCGATACCAAAGGCACCGTCGCTATCCATAACTAGGTTATTTTTTATATTTGAGCTAGCTGAATACATAAAAAACATGCCAACAGCGTTGCCGATAAATTCGTTATTTTCTACTAAATTTTGATTCGCATACATAAAGTGAAGCGAATATCTGCTGCCAACTGCTTTGTTGCTTAGAAATTTATTGTGACTTGCGTACCATGCGACCATGTCACGGCTGTCACGGATATTGTTGTGCTCGATCAAATTTTCATGGCTATACCAAAGTCTCACCGCATCACCTCTAAAGCCAAGGCTAGCGCCCTTTTTTGAGGTGATGTTGTTTTCAGTGATCTTTGAGCTACTGCACTCTTTAAAGTCAATCCCAAAAAGCACATCGCTTATGTCGTTTTTAGAAATTTCTACGTTATTTGCCTTGTCACAGCCTATGCCAGCGTCAAGCTCGCCAAGGTCGTTGCCACTGCCACTTATCTTTAAATTTTTAAGTGTCACGTTTGAAGCTATGATCTTTATAACACTGCCCTTGCCCTCCCCTTTTATATGGGCATTTTTGCCCTCGCCGATGATAGTAAGAGGCTTATTTATCGTTATGCCACCTTCATAAACGGCATCCCCCAGCTTTATCACATCGCCAGGGCTAGCGTTATTTATCGCATCTTGAAGGACGTTTGCAAAGCCAAAAAGTGGCAAAAAAGCAAGGGCAAATTTAGAAAATTTACGCATTTAGCTCTTTTTTCTTTGAAAATACCGCAAGTATGCAAAGCACGCTCATGACTATCATCACCCAAAAGCCGATAGTTGGGTACGAGTGCGTTGTAAAGTGCGCCACGCTACCATCTCCTAAAACGGTTGGCATAAATGGCTTGATCTTAAAGGCGCCCCACTCTTGCATATTGTGTCCATACCAGTATAGCCAGCCCACAAATGCGCTCATAAATAGCACCGGTGCAATGATGGTTGGCACCATGAGAAGTGAGTTAAATTTACCGTCATAGTATAAAAACGCAAGCATGCAAAGTGTGGCGATAAGTAGATAATAAGGCGCGATCGCTCGCTCTAAATTTCCGCCATGCTCCATAGGATACATGCCGATGTAGTGGTTTATCGTATTCATCTCGTGCACGTCGCCACTATATCCATCTACGTGAAAATATACTGGGATGCCATCTGGAAAGGCTGCCTTTGGATAGTTTGGCGCTTCAAGAGATACGTACCAGATAGGGAGTGATGGCGTGCCTATCTCTGCTTTTTGCTCGATCATCTTATGAAGATCACTTGCCACCTCTTTTGGCAAAAGGTGGTTTTTATACTGAAATGAGCTATAAAGATCGTAGATAGTGTAAGCATAAGATGGTAGCTCGTCGCCATTAGCTATACGCTCCTTTGCTCCGTGCCAGCCAAGAACTGGCAGAGTAAAACAAACGCTCATAATGATAAGTGCAACAATGGTATAAATTTTATATTTGCTCATAATCTCTCCTTTAAATTTTAAAATTTAGCCTAGCAAAAGTTAAATTTTAAAATTTAAAAGGGGCAAAAATGCCCCTTAAAACTACATGCCTGCGTTTTCGTCTATCCATTTTAGATACTCGATGATATTTTTGATCTCTTCATCACTCATGTGCTGATTTGGCATTCTAAGTTTAAAGAAATCAATCATCGCTTTAACGTAGTCGTCGTTATAGAATTTAGCAGGGTCTTTTATAAAGTCTGCTACCCATTTTTCGCCGTTTTCATGTCTTAGCAAGACGCCAGTTAAGTCTGGGCCTGAGCTTACTTGACCGATGACGTGGCAACCATTACATCCGCCTTTTAGATAAGCTTCTTCGCCTTTTGCAGCAGCTGGGCTCATCGGAGTTGCGATCTCTTTAGCTAGGTTGTTTTTAGCTCTTAGACCAACGTCGGCAGTTTTTACCATGTATTGCCATACTTGGTACTCCCAAAGGATAGCGCCATTTACGTCGCCTTTTTTGTAAGCTTCGTCAGCTTTAGCTTTTACCTCTTTGATGTGGCCGTATTGATCAAGTGCGTCATCAACCAAAGCTTTTACTTTTGGATATTTCTCATAATGTTTCTCTTTTAGGTATTTAACAACCTCTTGGATAACATCATCAGTTGCTTTGTTAGTTGCGATTACTTTGTCGTACTCAGCTTTTAGAGCCTCTGGGCTTAGAGTTTTTAGCTTGCTATTTTTTGCAGATTCATATTTTTTATTTGGATCTTTAACAAGTAAGTAACCCATCATCTCTAGGTGAAGTGCTGAACAAAACTCGGTGCAGTAGTATGGGAAGACGCCTTCCATATCAGCTACGAAATTTACTGAAGCAGTTTTGCCAGGCTCTAGTGAAGCGTGGATGTTGTAAAGGTCGATGCCAAAGCCGTGAGTCTCATCTTGAGCGCGCTCTAGGTTTGTTAGGTGAATTGTTACGTTATCGCCTTTATTTACCTCGATGTGCTCTGGGTTGATGTGGCTTCTGATCATTGTTGCATAGACAGTTACGTTTTTGCCGTTTCTCTCAACTCTTTCTTGACCAGCTAGAGTTGCGTATGGACTAGCCTCGCCTGTTCTTGAGTTTGTGCCCATGTTGTAAGTAAGCGCTGGAGTTAGCTTGCTAGCAGCGATTGAGACAACGTCGTGTGGTTCACCAAGTGGGATAGGCATATCATAGATTAGATCCATTTTTGCACCAGTGATGTCTATTAACTGGTGGTTTTGTGGATGGAGTGGGCCAACTGGGTTAAAGCGATCGATTGAAAGTTTATCAAGTGCGATTGCGTATTTGCCCTTAGGTTTTGCTGATTTGCCCTCCATTGTATCAAGGTGACCGATGTTGTAATGAACATTTACCTTATCAAGCACTTTTAAATTTTTGTAGTCCCATTTTACGATTTGGCTATCAACGTAAAGTGAAGTATAAAGTATGCCATCTTGTGAGTCAAATGATGTGTGCAGTGGTCCAAGGCCAAGTTCGACTTGTCCGTGCATTGACTTTTCTCTATCTAAGATAGGTATGCCATATGGGTCAGTGCCAGCGAACTCTTTTTTGTCGATTAGCTCTTTGATCTTTTTAAAGTCATAAACTGATGCGTGAGTATCAAGCTTACCGCCAACGATGATGTATCTACCATCTGGTGTGACGTCACAACCGTGTGGGCTCTTTGACTCTGGGATCAAAAATAGTGCTCCAGCTTTTACAGCAGCTTCTATCGTGATCACTCTATGACCATTTATAACTTTGTAGTTTTTCTTGTCTTGTGCAAGTTTTTCTAAAATTTGCCAGTTATAAACGTGCAAGAAGTCGGTGTCGTTTCTACTAGCGCCTGCCTCAAATGGAGGAAGACCTTTTTCGATACCACCTGTATACATCTCAGTGTTTATTGAGTTTGTAAAGCCCCAGCCATAGCTCTCGCCCTTACCAGCGTCGCTTAGGTCTTGCCAGTATGGAGGAAGCTCAAGAGAGAAAGATGCTTTCTCGTCGATCTTGCCTTTTGGATAGTCAAATTTCCAAAATGTCACAGCGCCTCTATAAACGGCTTCGTAGTCGTCCATTGAGTGATAGTTATCATCAAGTGGAGCTGCGTACTGGCTAGCTTCGATGACGTACTCGCTGTTTGGAGTGATGAAGCTACCGCCGTGCTCACTCTTCATGATAGGGTTTACAACCATTTGAGTTGTCTCAAAGTCTTTTAAATTTATGACAGCGATCCTTGGGTTTGCCTTGTCGTTGATAAATAGATAATCACCAACATACTCACCATTTTTCTCAGTGAAATTTGGGTGGTGTGTATCGCCCCAAGTTATCTCTTTGCCCCTGATGTTGCCTTGTTTTAAAACGGCTTTTGACTCATCATCATAGCCATATCCTTGCCAAGGCTCTGGGGTGAAAACGCCGATGTATTTATAAATTCTCATCGACGGAACGCCATAAACTAGCACTTGACCACTCTGCCCGCCAGATGAAAAGACGATGAAATCATCTTTTTTACCGCTTGGCTGGTAAGTCTTAGCAGCTGCAAGGACATCTTTTTCGCTTAGCCCGCGCTCTTTCATGACTTTTTCAAGGTCACTACTAGCAGCACAAGCAGCAGTTAAAGATAGCCCAAGCAGTGCAGCACTTGCGACACAAAATAACTTTTGCATTTACTCTCCTTTTTAAAATGAATTTATCTCTAAACTCTTTGTCTTATTGCCTAGATCCACGCCAACAAGCACGTTTTTTTCTATAAAAATTTCTTTTATCTCGCCACTAAAAAGCTCTTTTTTGCCCTTTAGCTTGAAGCTTTTGTCAAATTTATAGATCACTCCGTCCTCACTAGCTACTAAAACCTCATCTCCCACGCACGCAAGAGCTGAAATTTTAGATCTTAAAACTTGCTTTTTAGCTCCACTTTTAAGATCTAAAATTTCTCCGTTTCTAAAGCCTATGAAAATTTCATCATCGCTAAATTTACAGGCACTTATCGGCGCAAAGCCAACGCTTTTTTGCTCTTTTGCGTTAAGCTTGCTATCAAGCAAAAACGCCTTGCCATTAAAGCTTGTAAAAAACACTCCCTCGCCAAGCGATAAAAAGCTAGAAATTTTATAAACATTGTTAAAATTTTTTGATATAAATTTTTTAGAACTCTTGTCAAAAATGGCGATTGTTACGACATTTGCCATATCGCAAGCGACGTAAATTTTCTCTTTATCTAGCAAGATATTTGAAACCTTACAGCCAACATTTGGCAGAGCAAATAAAAATTCCTTCTCGCTAGCTACCTTTACGATCTCGTTGTTTAAATTTGCAACGTAAAAAGAGCTCTCATCAAAAGCACATCTTTGATCTTTGTAAATTTTCTCCTTTAGTCCTAGGCTTTTTGTCTCACCATCTTTTACAAAGATGATGTTTTGACTATTTTCATCGATGAAGCAGCCCTTACTCTCAGCAAAAAGCGCTATCAAAGATAAGCTAAGACATAGCAGAAATTTCATTATCTAGGTTGCTTTCATTGTAAATTTAAAATTAACAAAAATATACATATTCATATCTTAAAAGCAAATTAGAAGTTAGTTTGTTTTCTTAAGCTTTTAAAGAAAAATATCAGTAAATTTTTTTAAATTTTGCTATTTACAATAAATAAACTTTGGAATTTAACGGATAGAAATATATTTTTGATAAAATTTATTATCTATAAAAGTTCGTGTTTTAGGTATATTCTGCATTAAAATTTAAATTATAAATATTTTTTTAAAAAAATTATTTAAATTAGATAATTATATTAAGAAATGAAAAATCGCTCTTGCGTTTTGAGCAAAGCTTAAATTTTAGATTTTTGATATTTTTTTGCTTAAATTTGCTGATAACTTAAATTTGTTTAAATAGGCTATAATCTGCCAAAAAAGGAGAGATAATGCTAACACATTTAGATGAAAAAGACCGTCCAAAGATGGTCGATGTAAGCCCAAAAGATCCCACAAAAAGAGTAGCAACTGCTAGCGGGATCATCAAAATGAGCAAAGATGCTTTTAAGGCGATCAAAGAAAATACCGGCAAAAAAGGCCCAGTCATCCAAACAGCCGTCGTCGCTGCGATAATGGGCGCTAAAAAGACAAGCGAGCTAATACCTATGTGCCATCCACTGGCCATTTTGGGTGTGGATTGTGACATCGAGGAGCTGCCTGAAATTTGCGCTTTTAAGCTTTACGTGAGCGTAAAGATAGAGGGCAAAACAGGCGTTGAGATGGAGGCTCTAACAGGCGTGAGCGTGGGACTTTTAACCATTTATGATATGGTAAAAGCCATAGATAAGAGCATGGAGATCAGTAACATCGTGCTAGAGAGCAAAACAGGAGGAAAAAGTGGCGAATATATGCGATCTAAATAACAAAAAGGCAAAAATCGACTACCCAACACACTGGGAGTATAAAGTGATATTTGACGCTGGCGTAAATGCCGAAGAGAAGGTAAAAGAGATAGTAAAAGATAGAGAATTTAAGCTAGTTTTTTCGAAATTTAGCAAAGATAAAAAATACGCTAGCTACGATCTAGCTGTGCTAGTTTTAAGCGAAGAAGAGAGGCTAGAGATTTTTTCAGCGCTAAAACACGAAGCAAAATACGTTTTATAAGGCAAAAATATGGATAAACTTGAGCAAAATTTACGTGATTATAAAGATAGCGAGGGGCTACTAACTAGCATAAAGGCTCTTTGCAACGACTTTTTTAGGGACGTCTCAGACAAAGACGAAAACACACTGCCTGATCTTTTGAAGCAAAAGATGAACGAGCTTTACGACAAGATGGATAAAGAGAGCCTCATAAATGCTAAAAACCTAAAAAGCGCTATGGAGGGGATAAACCAAGCTCTAGTTAGCGGCGAAGAGAAGCAGCTTTATGAGCTATTTGATAAAAGAGATGAGATAAATAGAGCGATCGAAGCAAAGCGTGAAGAGATAAAAAATAGGCTAAAAATTTCATTTGAAGCGGCTGAAGAGGTCGTAAAAGATAGAAATTTTGGCGAAAAAGAGGAAATTTTAGAGCTTTTAAACAACGCCATTATCAGAGAAACAAGGATGCTTGGCATCTTAAAAGAGAGTGCTCAAATCGCCTTTTTAACAACGCTTGAGGGCGCAAAGGATGTCGAAGAGACCGCTGGTGCGATAGCTAAAAATATGACCTACGCTGCGATAAGAGGCGGGGAGTTTAGCAAAGAGCGAATGTTTGAAATTTCAAAAAATATCATCAGTGCAGCGGGGAATTTAGCAAATGAGGGGCATATATTTGCAAAAGAGCTCATAAAAGGCGCGATAAATGGCACAAGAGATGGCATCTTAAGAGCTATTGAGAAGCTAAAAGATGAGGCGAAATTTGCTCCAGATGAGCTAAGGCTAAACTCACAGCTTTTAAATTTAAAAAACGTGGATGAGGAATTTATAGCGCTTCTTAAAGAGCTTGAAAATGAATTTGATGGCGTGGCTAAAAGCGAGATCGAAAGCGTGATAAATAGCGAGCTTGATACAAATCTAGCAAAATTTAAACGCATAAGCGATCAAGCGATGGAGCAGATCAGCTCAAGGCTTGAAGAGCTAAAGTCAAACGGCGTTGCAAAGCTTGTGAGTGAGGCGAACAATAAATTTGAAGCCCTAAAGCAAGAGCTAAACGACAAGAGCAAAAAGCTAAAGCTAAATTTTGACGCAAATGATAAGCTTGAAGGCCTAAAACAAGATATCGCAGAGTTTGAGAAAAAGGCGAACGACAAGCTTGAAGACATCAAACAAATGGATATAAAATCAGAAGCTAAGAAATTTGGCGACAGAGCCTATCAAGCGGCAAAAGACTTCTTAAACGTCATAAAAAAAGACAAAAAAGAAAACTAAATTTGCCAAGCTTTTGGCAAATTCATCATTTTGGCTAGGTCTTAGCCTAGCCAATTCACAACTTAAAATTATAAAAATAGATATAGCAAAAACGCACCCAATATCAAGCGGTAGATGACAAAAGGTAGCATCCTGATCCTTGAGATGATCCCCATAAATAGCTTCACGCAGATATAAGCACTAACTGCACTTATGATGACGCCAAGGGCGATGTCGCTCCAAGGCAGAGCGTTTGGATCTTTTATAAGCTTGATGCTCTCAAGTCCGCCAGCTAGGATGATGACAGGTATCGAAAGCAAAAATGAAAAATTTGCACTGCCTTTATGGCTAAAGCCCAAAAACAAGGCAGCTGTCATCGTTATACCTGATCTTGAGACGCCAGGGATGAGCGCCACAGCCTGCGCTAAGCCTATGATGAGAGCAAATTTTATGGTCATTTCGTATTCGCTTTTGTTTGTTGAGCGAAGATCAGCAAAGTAAAGTGCGATGCCAAAGATGATCGTAGTAACAGCGATCACAACGCCGCTTCTTGCGTACTCTTCGATCACGTTGTTAAACAAAAGCCCAAAGATGCCAACTGGGATAGTGGCAAATCCCACGCACCAAACAAGCAAGCTATCGCCTACCATCTTTCTTTGCGCGATCGAGGCAAAAAAGTCGCGAAGTAGCTTAAAAATCGTATCTTTAAAATAAAAAAGTATCGCGCTTAGCGTACCAACATGCACCGCCACGTCAAAAGCAAGCCCTTGATCTGGCCAGCCAAGTAGCTTTGGCACCAAGATGAGATGAGCCGAGCTTGATATCGGCAAAAACTCGCTTATGCCTTGCACCAAGGCCAAAACGATAACGTGAGAAATTTCCATAAAATGCCTTTTTTGATTTTAGATTGCAGCTGGGGATTTTACTCCCCAAAGTTAAATTTTATATAAGTTCGCTAGCAAAATTTGCAAGCTTTTGCGGAGTAAATCCGAAGTGATCAAACAGCTCGTTCGCCTTGCCGCTGGCGCCAAAGCTGTTCATGCCATAAACCGCGTCGGCAAATTTATACCACTCATAGCCAGTTGCGGCCTCAACTGCTATGATGGTTGTGTTTTTATCTAAAATTCTAGCCACATACTCGGCTGGCTGCTCGCAAAGTAGGTCAAAGCAAGGCGCTGATACGATGTTTGCACCCACACCTTGCTCAGCTAGAAGTGCAGCTGCTTTTACGCAGAGTGAGACCTCGCTGCCGCTTGCTATAAATGTGATCTTTGCTTCTTTTGACGAGCTTAAAAGATATGCGCCATTACTAACCTCGCCAAATTCGCCTTTTGCAAGTGGGTCAAGCCCTTGGCGGCTAAGCACAAAGGCACTTGGAGCGTTTAAATTTAGCGCCGCATGCCAGCTAGCTGCGTTTTCGTTGCCATCAGCTGGGCGGAAGGTGTAGAAATTTGGCATAGCTCTAAATGTGCTAAGCTGCTCGATAGGCTGGTGCGTCGGACCATCTTCGCCAACGCCGATGCTATCGTGCGTGAAGACAAAAAAGTGCTTGATGCCCATTAGCGCTGCTATCCTCGCACTTGGCTTTAGATAGTCGCTAAAGATAAAAAATGTCGCTGAAAATGGCAAGAAAAGACCGTATCTGGCGATGCCGTTATTTATAGCTGCCATGGCGTGCTCTCTGATGCCGTAGTGGATGTTTTTGCCATTTGGGAAGTCGCCCATGCCCTTTAGCTCGGTCTTGTTTGAAGGAGCAAGATCAGCGCTACCACCGATAAAGCCAGGGAGTTTTTTAGCTATCTCATTTAAAATAACGTGGTTTGTATCTCTTGTGGCTAGCTTTTTGTCGCTAAAGTCTGGAAATTCGATCTTGCTAAAGTCTGGATTAAGAAGGGAATTTAGCAAATTTTTACCCTCAGCACTTAATGCCTCAACCTTTTTGTTCCACATAGCCTCTTCAAGATCGCCCTTTTCTACTGCGCCTCTAAATCTTAAAAGCACGTCCTCGTCGATAGCAAATTTCTTCTCAGGGTCAAAGCCAGCTGCAGCCTTTGCCTTTTTTATGATCTCTTCGCCAAGTGGCGAGCCGTGGCTGTGGTGGCTACCCTCAAGCTCCATTGCGCCGCGTGCTATGTGCGTGTTTGCGATGATGAGATATGGCGACTCTTTCTCGCTAGCTTGCTCAAGCGCAAATTCGATCTGGTTATAGTCGTGTCCGTCGATGCGTGCGACCTCCCAGCCCTGCGCCTCAAACCTAGCCTTGACGTCCTCGCTAAATGCTATCGCTGTATCGCCCTCGATCGTGATGTTGTTTGAGTCGTAGATGAGCACAAGGTTATCTAATCTTAAATTTCCAGCCACCGAACATGCCTCGTAGCTTATGCCTTCTTCTAGGTCGCCGTCGCCGCAAAGGCAGTAAATTTTATGATCGATTATTTTATTGTCTGGCTCATTTAGCACGTTTGCAGCGTATTTTTCTGCCATTGCTAGGCCAACTGCATTTGCTACGCCTTGACCAAGTGGGCCAGTAGCCACCTCAACGCCTGGAGTGTGAATTTCTGGGTGTCCTGGGGTGTTTGAGCCAAGCTGGCGGAAATTTTTAAGCTCATCTAGGCTTAGGTCGTAGCCAGTTAGATGTAAGAAGCTATAGACCAAGCTTGACGCGTGACCACCGCTAAAAACGAGCCTATCTCTATTTAGCCATTTTGGATTTTTAGGGTTGTGTTTTAAAAAGTTGCTTAAAACCACCATGATATCAGCTAGGCCCATAGGAGCACCTGGGTGTCCGCTGTTAGCGTTTTGCACCATATCAGCGCACAAAAATCTTATAGTATCGGCTTGTTTTTTTAGCATATGATCTCCTTTTATTGCGTCAGATTATACAAAAAAGTGATTAAAACTTGCCTTGCATTTTTGCCCAAAATGTCTAAAAAGTGATATAAATTTACGAAATTTACGCACTATCTTAGGTGCTTGTCTGTAAGCTCTAAGATCATTTTTGCGATATTTGCATCTATCTGTTTTAGTGCCTCTTCTATCTCGCCTATTAGCTCATCTTTTTTCTTTTTTGCGCCAGATAGACCTAGTAAATTTGTAAATGAGTTTTTGGCTAAATCGTTATGCACGGGCTTTCCAGCGGCCGCTTCGTCGCTTGTAAGATCGATGATATCGTCTTGTATCTGAAAAGCAAGGCCGAGCTTTAGTCCGATATCATAAATTTTCTCGCACTCTGTTTTGCTTAAATTTACTATCACAGCGCCCATTTTTAGGCTAGCAGCGATGAGCTTTGCAGTCTTGTGGATGTGCAAAAAGACTAACTCATCAAGGCTTAGCATCTTGCCAGAGAGCCCAAATTTAGCCTTTGCTCTTTTGATGTCATCTTTGTTTGTATTTTCAAAGAAACAATCAAGCGCCTGACCTAGCACCATGCCGCTAACGCCAGCATTTTCGCTTAAAATTTCCACGCATTTTATGCGTGTTTGAGCTGGCAGATCAGCACGTGAAATTTCATAAAAAGCATGCGTGTTTAGCGCATCTCCTGCAAGTATCGCAGTCGTTTCGTCGTATGTTACGTGAAGCGTTGGTGTGCCACGTCTTAGGCTTGCGTTATCCATCGAAGGCAGATCATCGTGGATGAGCGAGTATGTATGCATCATCTCAAGCCCCAAAGCCACTCTCATCGCCTTTTGCGTGAGGCTTTTATCCACGCTCTCCACCACGCCAAGAAGCAAAAGTGCCCTAAAGTGCTTGCCTCCGGCCTTTAGCATAACGCCAAGCGCCTCCTCGTAGTAAGGGTGAAAGCTAGGCGCCTTTGGCAAATTTGCGTTTAGAAATTTTACAAAGTCCTCAAGTAGGCTCATTTTGGCACTCTTGCAAAGAACTGAAAGTCATTTCTACTAAATAAAAGCACGAAATTTTGCAGGTCGCTTATCTTTTCTAAAAGCTCCTCACGGTTGCTCACGCTCTCTTTGTTGTAGCCTAAAATTTTATCGCCGATTTTTATGCCAAAAATTTCCGCATTTGACTTTGGCTCGACCTTAGTAACGACTAAATTTTTATCGACCGTGATACCATAATCAACCAAAATTTTATCATCTAGTAAGCTCTCAGGCGACTTTGGCATGACGTTTAAATTTGGCAGATCAAGGCTTGAAGGGGCGTCAATGTCTAGGCTTTGGTTAAATTTCACATCCCCGCTTACTGGCACTTGAAAGAGTAGCTCCTGCCTATCACGCTTCACGATGATGTCCAGTTTTGCGCCCTTTGGAGCAAAAAGCACCATCTCATTTAGCTCTCTTAGGCTCTTTGGCTTGATGCCATTTACACTAACAAGCTCATCATCAACCATCATCATCTTGCCGCGGCCTAGTGGATCGACAAGACCCACAAAAAATTTATCCTCTTTTTGCAAGAATTTCACGCCGATATCGCCGTAATATACGTCATCGTAAGATACAAAGTGCTTTAAATAGCGATTTGGTATAAATTTATCAGCTCCAACAGCTATGCCTATCATCTTGCAACAAGGCGTGTTTATCTCGCCAGTCGCGTTATACTCGAAGCTTAGCGTGTCAAAGTCGCCTAAATTTTGCCCCAAAGACTTGATGTGGCCCATGACAGTGTTGTTAGAGTCGTTTAAGATGCCAACCCAAGTGCTCTTTTTGATGCGCTCCTCGTTGGTCTCATCAGCCATCACAACAGGGCTTAGCTCCTTGCTAGAGCGCACTAAGAAAAGCTGCAAATATGGGTCAAATTTGACATATTCGCCAAGCGGAGCTCCGTCACTTTTTGGCACTGCGATCAAATTTTTAGTGATAGCCACGCCAAAATGTTTATTTACCGAGACGATTGAGTTTTTATTCTTTTCAAAGCAGGCGTTAAAGTCCTCTTGCGTAGGCCTAGGATCGG is a genomic window of Campylobacter concisus containing:
- a CDS encoding polyprenyl synthetase family protein; protein product: MSLLEDFVKFLNANLPKAPSFHPYYEEALGVMLKAGGKHFRALLLLGVVESVDKSLTQKAMRVALGLEMMHTYSLIHDDLPSMDNASLRRGTPTLHVTYDETTAILAGDALNTHAFYEISRADLPAQTRIKCVEILSENAGVSGMVLGQALDCFFENTNKDDIKRAKAKFGLSGKMLSLDELVFLHIHKTAKLIAASLKMGAVIVNLSKTECEKIYDIGLKLGLAFQIQDDIIDLTSDEAAAGKPVHNDLAKNSFTNLLGLSGAKKKKDELIGEIEEALKQIDANIAKMILELTDKHLR
- a CDS encoding DUF7488 domain-containing protein, which gives rise to MRLKYKFTLAFLLSALCLNADPRPTQEDFNACFEKNKNSIVSVNKHFGVAITKNLIAVPKSDGAPLGEYVKFDPYLQLFLVRSSKELSPVVMADETNEERIKKSTWVGILNDSNNTVMGHIKSLGQNLGDFDTLSFEYNATGEINTPCCKMIGIAVGADKFIPNRYLKHFVSYDDVYYGDIGVKFLQKEDKFFVGLVDPLGRGKMMMVDDELVSVNGIKPKSLRELNEMVLFAPKGAKLDIIVKRDRQELLFQVPVSGDVKFNQSLDIDAPSSLDLPNLNVMPKSPESLLDDKILVDYGITVDKNLVVTKVEPKSNAEIFGIKIGDKILGYNKESVSNREELLEKISDLQNFVLLFSRNDFQFFARVPK